Proteins co-encoded in one Ruegeria pomeroyi DSS-3 genomic window:
- a CDS encoding LysR substrate-binding domain-containing protein produces MNRTQIRIVERVLTRLKLKQLRLLVAVGERHSILHAAQALNMSQPAATKLIKDLELDFDVQLFDRTNRGMVPTVFGAALIRHGKLILAQISHAAQELDDLNEGNGGRVVVGTLLAASAEFLPRVLTRLLTDKPGLVVKLVEGTNEVLMPALRSGDVDLVVGRLPMHRHRAEIMQERLFDEEVICVARTGHPVHRHAAPALTDLMGYPWILPPAETTLRRQLDQVFVDLGGGAPPYAVESVSYLANRGLLVGSDMLAVMPAHVPRHDISAGALARVDWPVPIPIGPVGVSMRKSASLSPSVAGVLDALRAEAAQMTR; encoded by the coding sequence ATGAACCGCACCCAGATCCGCATCGTCGAGCGCGTGTTGACCCGGCTCAAGCTGAAACAGCTGCGCCTGCTGGTCGCCGTGGGCGAGCGGCATTCGATCCTGCACGCGGCGCAGGCGCTGAACATGTCCCAGCCCGCCGCCACCAAGCTGATCAAGGATCTGGAACTGGATTTCGACGTGCAGCTGTTCGACCGGACCAATCGCGGCATGGTGCCCACCGTGTTCGGGGCGGCCCTGATCCGGCATGGCAAGCTGATCCTGGCGCAGATTTCCCATGCGGCCCAGGAGCTTGACGATCTGAACGAAGGCAATGGCGGGCGCGTGGTGGTGGGTACGCTGCTGGCCGCCTCGGCCGAGTTCCTGCCCCGCGTGCTGACCCGGCTTCTGACCGACAAGCCGGGGCTGGTGGTGAAACTGGTCGAGGGCACCAACGAGGTGCTGATGCCGGCGCTGCGCTCGGGCGATGTCGATCTGGTGGTCGGGCGCTTGCCGATGCACCGGCACCGGGCCGAGATCATGCAGGAGCGGCTGTTTGACGAAGAGGTGATCTGTGTCGCCCGCACCGGCCATCCGGTGCATCGCCACGCCGCACCCGCGCTGACCGATCTGATGGGGTACCCCTGGATCCTGCCACCGGCGGAAACCACGCTGCGCCGCCAGCTGGATCAGGTCTTTGTCGATCTGGGCGGTGGCGCACCGCCCTATGCGGTGGAATCGGTGTCGTACCTGGCCAATCGGGGCCTTCTGGTGGGGTCGGACATGCTGGCCGTGATGCCCGCGCATGTGCCGCGCCACGATATCAGCGCGGGGGCGCTGGCGCGGGTCGACTGGCCGGTGCCGATCCCGATCGGACCGGTGGGCGTGTCGATGCGCAAATCCGCCAGCCTGTCGCCTTCGGTTGCCGGGGTGCTGGATGCGCTTCGCGCCGAGGCCGCGCAAATGACGCGATAA
- a CDS encoding bifunctional cobalt-precorrin-7 (C(5))-methyltransferase/cobalt-precorrin-6B (C(15))-methyltransferase, giving the protein MSDAPWLSVIGMGEDGLDGLPPASRQALDAAEVIMAPPRHLSLLPEGPQERIAWPVPYSDGLEILSGLRGRHVAVLASGDPFWFGAGSVIARHFDAGEWRALPGVSTFSLAAARLGWPLEKTLTLGLHAAPLTRLRPYLASGLRALILLRDGAAVSELSRYLDQTGFAATRLHVMEALGGPRERLQTLSLAEAQAGDFAHPVCVGVEVAGEGRAIPKASGRPDAIFETDGQITKRPVRALTLSALAPQRGEHLWDIGGGTGSIGIEWLMSDSTLRATTVEPRADRAARIRANADALGQDHLRVVEGSAPEVLGSLARPDAVFIGGGLSTALLEWLFAELPAGTRLVANAVTLESEALLALWQADKGGELLRIELAQSAPLGPRRGWKSAYPVVQWSVTL; this is encoded by the coding sequence ATGTCTGATGCTCCGTGGCTGAGCGTGATCGGCATGGGCGAGGATGGACTGGATGGCCTGCCGCCCGCAAGCCGTCAAGCCCTGGACGCGGCCGAGGTGATCATGGCGCCGCCCCGGCACCTGTCGCTGCTGCCCGAGGGGCCGCAGGAGCGCATCGCATGGCCGGTCCCGTATTCCGACGGCTTGGAGATTCTCTCCGGGCTGCGCGGGCGCCACGTGGCAGTGCTCGCCTCGGGCGATCCGTTCTGGTTTGGCGCGGGTTCGGTCATTGCCCGCCATTTTGATGCGGGCGAATGGCGCGCGTTGCCCGGAGTCTCGACCTTTTCGCTGGCAGCGGCGCGGCTGGGCTGGCCGCTGGAGAAGACCCTCACCCTGGGTCTGCATGCCGCACCGCTGACCCGGCTGCGGCCCTATCTGGCATCCGGCCTGCGCGCGCTGATCTTGCTGCGCGACGGTGCGGCGGTATCCGAACTGTCGCGCTACTTGGATCAGACCGGCTTTGCCGCCACCCGCCTGCATGTGATGGAGGCGCTGGGGGGCCCGCGCGAGCGCCTGCAAACCCTGTCGCTGGCCGAGGCGCAAGCGGGCGATTTCGCCCACCCCGTCTGTGTCGGGGTCGAAGTGGCGGGCGAAGGTCGGGCGATTCCCAAGGCAAGCGGCAGGCCCGACGCGATCTTCGAGACCGACGGGCAGATCACCAAGCGCCCGGTGCGGGCGCTGACGCTTTCGGCGCTGGCGCCGCAGCGGGGCGAGCACCTGTGGGACATCGGCGGCGGCACCGGCTCGATCGGGATCGAATGGTTGATGAGCGATTCGACGCTGCGCGCCACCACCGTCGAACCCCGCGCCGACCGCGCCGCGCGCATCCGCGCCAATGCCGACGCCCTGGGGCAAGACCACCTGCGCGTGGTCGAGGGCAGCGCGCCCGAGGTTCTGGGCAGTCTTGCGCGGCCCGATGCGGTGTTCATCGGCGGCGGTCTCAGCACGGCGCTGCTGGAATGGCTTTTTGCCGAACTGCCCGCCGGCACCCGGCTTGTCGCCAATGCGGTGACGCTGGAAAGCGAGGCGTTGCTGGCCCTCTGGCAGGCCGACAAGGGCGGCGAGCTGCTGCGGATCGAACTGGCGCAATCTGCCCCGCTGGGGCCGCGCCGGGGCTGGAAATCGGCCTATCCGGTGGTGCAGTGGAGCGTGACGCTATGA
- the cobM gene encoding precorrin-4 C(11)-methyltransferase, translating into MTVHFIGAGPGAADLLTLRGRDIIASCPVCLYAGSLVPEEILSHCPEGAKIVNTAPMDLDQIMAEIEAAHEAGQDVARLHSGDLSVWSAMGEQIRRLKQMGIPVSVTPGVPSFAAAAAALGTELTLPGLGQSVVLTRTPGRASSMPEGESLENFARTGATLAIHLSIGNLDKVIADLVPHYGADCPVAVVYRASWPDERIIRATLETLKDALDEDISRTALILVGPVLKGEGFDESCLYSREYDRRYRPQSADSPWSSWSHGDD; encoded by the coding sequence ATGACCGTTCATTTCATCGGCGCCGGACCCGGCGCTGCCGACCTGCTCACCCTGCGTGGCCGCGACATCATCGCCTCCTGCCCGGTCTGCCTTTATGCCGGGTCGCTGGTGCCCGAGGAGATCCTGAGCCATTGCCCCGAGGGGGCTAAGATCGTCAACACCGCGCCGATGGACCTGGATCAGATCATGGCCGAGATCGAGGCCGCGCATGAGGCAGGGCAAGATGTGGCGCGGCTGCATTCGGGCGACCTGTCGGTCTGGTCGGCCATGGGCGAGCAGATCCGGCGGCTGAAACAGATGGGGATCCCGGTCAGCGTGACGCCCGGCGTGCCGTCGTTTGCCGCCGCCGCCGCCGCGCTGGGCACCGAGCTGACCCTGCCCGGACTGGGGCAATCGGTGGTGCTGACCCGCACGCCGGGGCGGGCCTCGTCCATGCCCGAGGGCGAGAGCCTAGAGAATTTTGCCCGCACTGGTGCCACGCTGGCCATTCACCTGTCGATCGGCAATCTGGACAAGGTGATCGCCGATCTGGTGCCGCATTACGGCGCCGACTGCCCCGTCGCGGTGGTCTATCGCGCCAGCTGGCCGGACGAGCGCATCATCCGCGCCACGCTGGAAACTTTGAAAGACGCGCTGGACGAGGATATCTCTCGCACCGCGCTGATCCTGGTCGGTCCGGTGCTGAAAGGCGAGGGTTTCGACGAAAGCTGCCTTTATTCCCGGGAATACGACCGCCGTTACCGGCCGCAAAGCGCCGACAGCCCGTGGTCGAGCTGGAGCCATGGCGATGACTAA
- a CDS encoding aspartate dehydrogenase yields the protein MWKLWGSWPEGDRVRIALIGHGPIAAHVAAHLPVGVQLTGALCRPGRDDAARAALGVSVAQALEGLPQRPDLLVDCAGHSGLRAHGLTALGAGVEVLTVSVGALADAVFCAELEDAARAGGTRLCLASGAIGALDALAAAAMGTGLQVTYTGRKPPQGWRGSRAEKVLDLKALTGPVTHFTGTARAAAQAYPKNANVAAAVALAGAGLDATRAELIADPGAAANIHEIAAEGAFGRFRFQIEGLPLPGNPRSSALTALSLLAALRQRGAAIRPSF from the coding sequence ATGTGGAAACTATGGGGCAGTTGGCCAGAGGGGGACAGGGTGAGGATAGCACTGATCGGGCATGGACCCATTGCCGCCCATGTGGCGGCGCATCTGCCTGTCGGCGTGCAGCTGACCGGGGCGCTTTGCCGGCCCGGGCGGGATGATGCCGCGCGCGCGGCGCTGGGTGTGTCGGTGGCGCAGGCCTTGGAGGGCCTGCCCCAGCGGCCCGATCTGCTGGTCGATTGCGCAGGGCATTCCGGCCTGCGCGCCCATGGGCTGACGGCGCTGGGTGCGGGGGTCGAGGTGCTGACCGTCTCGGTCGGTGCGCTGGCCGACGCGGTGTTCTGTGCCGAGCTGGAGGATGCCGCCCGCGCTGGTGGGACAAGGCTGTGCCTAGCGTCGGGCGCGATCGGGGCGCTGGATGCGCTGGCGGCGGCGGCGATGGGGACGGGCTTGCAGGTGACCTATACCGGGCGCAAGCCGCCGCAGGGCTGGCGCGGCAGTCGCGCCGAAAAGGTGCTGGATCTGAAGGCACTTACCGGCCCTGTCACCCATTTCACCGGCACCGCGCGCGCGGCGGCGCAGGCCTATCCCAAGAATGCCAACGTGGCCGCCGCCGTGGCGCTGGCCGGGGCTGGGCTGGATGCCACCCGGGCCGAGTTGATCGCTGATCCGGGCGCCGCTGCCAATATTCACGAGATCGCGGCGGAGGGCGCCTTTGGCCGGTTCCGGTTTCAGATCGAGGGGTTGCCGCTGCCGGGCAATCCGCGCTCCTCGGCGCTGACCGCGCTCAGCCTGCTGGCGGCGCTGCGGCAGCGCGGCGCGGCGATCCGGCCATCGTTTTGA
- a CDS encoding cobalamin biosynthesis protein: protein MIVAGLGFTTTAEATSLRAAYDKAAAGQAVAALATVADKAGHPALEALAADLALPLHLIPAAELAGQRTLTCSPQSRASYGTGSVAEAAALVAAGPGARLITPRQISDDRRATCALAIGDKT from the coding sequence ATGATCGTCGCGGGACTGGGCTTTACCACCACGGCAGAGGCGACCAGCCTGCGCGCGGCCTATGACAAGGCCGCCGCCGGGCAGGCGGTGGCCGCGCTCGCCACCGTCGCCGACAAAGCCGGGCACCCGGCGCTGGAGGCGCTGGCCGCCGATTTGGCGCTGCCGTTACACCTGATCCCGGCCGCCGAACTTGCCGGGCAACGCACCCTCACCTGCTCACCGCAAAGCCGCGCCAGCTATGGCACCGGCAGCGTGGCCGAGGCCGCGGCGCTGGTCGCCGCCGGACCGGGCGCGCGGCTGATCACCCCCAGACAGATATCGGACGACCGGCGCGCCACCTGCGCCCTCGCCATCGGAGACAAGACATGA
- the cobA gene encoding uroporphyrinogen-III C-methyltransferase, whose translation MSGFVSFVGSGPGDPELLTLKAVDRLGKADAVLFDDLSSGPILAHARPDADLVGVGKRAGRPSPKQDHVSRLLVDYAQTGAHVVRLKSGDGGLFGRLEEELVALRAAGIGYEIIPGIPSAVAAAAAAGIPLTRRLTARRVQFVTGHDISGKLPPDLNLPALADPQATTVVFMGKRTFPLLLDALEAHGLPRSTPALMAESVSTPEQRLTRATMGELAERLAEEVGTAPALILYGPLAEFSDD comes from the coding sequence ATGAGCGGCTTTGTCTCTTTTGTCGGCTCGGGGCCGGGCGACCCGGAGCTGTTGACGCTGAAGGCGGTGGACCGGCTGGGCAAGGCCGATGCGGTGCTGTTCGACGATCTGTCGAGCGGTCCGATCCTGGCCCATGCCCGCCCCGACGCCGATCTGGTGGGGGTGGGCAAACGGGCGGGCCGCCCCTCGCCCAAACAGGACCATGTAAGCCGCCTGCTGGTGGACTATGCCCAGACCGGCGCGCATGTCGTGCGGCTGAAATCCGGCGATGGCGGCCTGTTCGGCCGGCTGGAGGAGGAACTGGTCGCCCTGCGCGCGGCCGGGATCGGCTACGAGATCATTCCCGGCATCCCCTCGGCTGTGGCTGCGGCGGCGGCAGCGGGTATCCCGCTGACCCGCAGGCTGACCGCGCGGCGGGTGCAATTTGTCACCGGACATGACATCAGCGGCAAACTGCCCCCCGACCTGAACCTGCCCGCGCTGGCCGATCCGCAGGCCACAACGGTCGTGTTCATGGGCAAGCGCACCTTTCCGCTGCTGCTGGATGCGCTCGAGGCGCATGGCCTGCCGCGCTCGACACCCGCGCTGATGGCCGAAAGTGTCTCGACCCCCGAACAGCGCCTGACCCGCGCCACCATGGGCGAACTGGCCGAGCGGCTGGCAGAGGAGGTCGGCACCGCGCCCGCCCTGATCCTGTATGGCCCGCTGGCGGAGTTTAGCGATGACTGA
- a CDS encoding CbtA family protein has product MFSRILTSALFAGAAAGLIAALLQFLFVQPVLLHAELYETGELVHFGAEAVSAQPDLPGMFADPMRDALTVVFAMLTYTGYAVVMVALMSVAEGMGHAITARAGLLWGLAGFITFHFAPGLSLAPEVPGVSYTDITARQIWWTATVAAAGIAMWLIAFGGNLMAYGAAALLLIAPHLIGAPEPESFAGPVPTELGALFAARAFGVGMAAWVLLGGFAGHFWQTEGKRANAHA; this is encoded by the coding sequence ATGTTCAGTCGCATTCTGACCAGCGCGTTGTTCGCTGGCGCTGCAGCAGGGCTGATTGCCGCCCTGCTGCAGTTTCTGTTCGTGCAGCCCGTGTTGCTGCATGCCGAGCTGTATGAAACCGGCGAACTGGTGCATTTCGGCGCCGAGGCGGTAAGCGCCCAGCCCGACCTGCCCGGTATGTTCGCCGATCCGATGCGCGATGCGCTCACGGTCGTTTTTGCGATGCTCACCTATACCGGCTATGCGGTGGTGATGGTCGCCCTGATGTCGGTGGCCGAGGGGATGGGCCATGCCATCACCGCCCGCGCGGGTCTGCTTTGGGGTCTGGCCGGGTTCATCACCTTTCACTTCGCGCCCGGCCTGAGCCTCGCGCCCGAGGTGCCCGGTGTGTCCTATACCGACATCACCGCCCGCCAGATCTGGTGGACAGCAACCGTGGCCGCGGCGGGTATAGCCATGTGGCTGATCGCCTTTGGCGGCAACCTGATGGCCTATGGGGCCGCCGCGCTGCTGCTGATCGCACCGCATCTGATCGGCGCGCCAGAACCCGAGAGCTTTGCCGGCCCTGTCCCCACCGAGCTGGGCGCGCTGTTCGCCGCCCGCGCCTTTGGTGTCGGGATGGCGGCCTGGGTGCTGCTGGGCGGTTTCGCTGGGCATTTCTGGCAGACCGAGGGCAAGCGCGCCAACGCGCACGCCTGA
- the cobF gene encoding precorrin-6A synthase (deacetylating): MTELLLIGIGTGNPDHITREGIAAIRAADLILIPRKGAGKSDLAGLRERIIAEATDTPPQIAYFDIPARRAEDGYLKGVDDWHDAIALRWQAAIEEYPAAARVALLIWGDPSLYDSSLRIAARLDPQPKVRVIPGITALQALTAAHGIPVNELGAPFLVTTGRRLRDEGWPPATDTASVMLDGECSFQALEMADYHIWWGAYVGMEEQILVAGPLDRVASRIIETRARARADHGWIMDIYLLKKRGN, encoded by the coding sequence ATGACTGAGCTGCTCTTGATCGGGATCGGCACCGGCAATCCCGACCACATCACCCGCGAAGGCATCGCCGCCATTCGCGCCGCCGATCTGATCCTGATCCCGCGCAAGGGGGCGGGCAAATCCGATCTGGCCGGGCTGCGCGAGCGCATCATCGCCGAGGCCACCGACACGCCGCCACAGATCGCCTATTTCGACATCCCCGCGCGCCGGGCCGAGGATGGGTATCTGAAGGGCGTCGACGACTGGCACGATGCCATCGCCCTGCGCTGGCAGGCGGCGATCGAGGAATACCCCGCCGCGGCGCGGGTGGCGCTGCTGATCTGGGGCGACCCGTCGCTCTATGACAGTTCGCTGCGAATCGCGGCGCGGCTCGACCCGCAGCCAAAGGTGCGGGTGATTCCCGGCATCACGGCGCTGCAGGCGCTGACGGCGGCGCATGGCATTCCGGTCAACGAGTTGGGTGCGCCGTTTCTGGTCACCACCGGGCGGCGCCTGCGCGACGAGGGCTGGCCCCCTGCCACCGACACCGCCTCCGTGATGCTGGACGGCGAATGCTCGTTCCAGGCGCTGGAGATGGCCGATTATCACATCTGGTGGGGCGCCTATGTGGGCATGGAGGAACAGATTCTGGTGGCCGGGCCGCTTGACAGGGTCGCAAGCCGGATCATCGAAACCCGCGCCCGCGCCCGCGCCGATCACGGCTGGATCATGGATATCTATCTTCTGAAAAAGCGCGGAAACTGA
- a CDS encoding DUF1636 family protein, whose protein sequence is MSDMRLSLCSSCLGDRDRDLAAERAAVTEALARAGLNGRVELVEHACFGACATPVALALQGVGRASYVFSDLDVVADADDIAATCRVYLDSPGGWIADARPCGRLRQCLLARIPAYST, encoded by the coding sequence ATGAGCGACATGCGCCTTTCCCTTTGCTCCAGCTGTCTGGGCGACCGGGACCGTGATCTCGCCGCCGAGCGGGCCGCCGTGACCGAGGCGCTGGCGCGCGCCGGGCTGAACGGGCGGGTGGAGCTGGTGGAGCATGCCTGTTTCGGGGCCTGCGCCACCCCGGTGGCGCTGGCCCTTCAGGGGGTGGGGCGGGCCAGCTATGTGTTCTCGGATCTCGACGTGGTGGCGGATGCCGACGACATCGCCGCCACCTGCCGTGTCTATCTGGACAGCCCCGGCGGCTGGATTGCCGATGCCCGTCCCTGTGGACGGTTGCGCCAGTGCCTGCTGGCCCGGATCCCGGCCTATTCCACCTGA
- a CDS encoding cobyrinate a,c-diamide synthase: protein MAMTNPPGLMISAPASGTGKTTVMLGLLRALAEDGLTVQPFKSGPDYIDPAFHLAAAGRASFNLDSWAMGERLLGAVAAQAAGADIVVAEGSMGLFDGVAKPGETGHGSSAETALRMGWPVVLVLDVGGQAQSAAATALGFRMYNPDLPFAGVILNRCASPRHERLTRLGMERAGLPVLGVLPRRGDLTLPERHLGLIQAVEHPDLEAAIAGYAAFLREHVDLGAIRAAASSSPVGLSSAPLPPPPAQRIALARDAAFSFTYPHLLEGWRAGGAEILPFSPLADEAPAPDADLVWLPGGYPELHAGRLAAAETFLSGLRKHAQTRPVHGECGGYMALGEALVDKDGSRHRMAGLLGLVTSYEKRKFNLGYRRAELLAPLPGYGTGATLRGHEFHYSSILEQPDAPLARVFDAEGVEGPQTGSRRGNVTGTFFHLIAEAGS from the coding sequence ATGGCGATGACTAACCCCCCCGGCCTGATGATCTCGGCCCCGGCCTCGGGAACCGGCAAGACCACGGTCATGCTGGGGCTGTTGCGCGCGCTGGCGGAGGACGGGCTGACCGTGCAGCCCTTCAAGAGCGGGCCCGACTATATCGACCCGGCCTTTCATTTGGCGGCGGCGGGGCGGGCCTCGTTCAACCTCGACAGCTGGGCGATGGGCGAGCGGCTGCTGGGTGCCGTTGCCGCGCAGGCAGCGGGCGCCGATATCGTGGTGGCCGAAGGGTCGATGGGCCTGTTCGACGGCGTCGCCAAGCCGGGTGAAACCGGCCACGGGTCAAGCGCCGAGACCGCGCTGCGCATGGGCTGGCCGGTGGTGCTGGTGCTGGATGTGGGCGGACAGGCGCAATCGGCGGCGGCGACCGCGCTGGGGTTCCGGATGTACAATCCCGACCTGCCCTTTGCCGGGGTGATCCTGAACCGTTGCGCCAGCCCCCGGCACGAACGGTTGACCCGGCTGGGGATGGAGCGCGCGGGCCTGCCGGTGCTGGGCGTACTGCCCCGGCGTGGCGACCTGACCCTGCCCGAGCGGCATCTGGGCCTCATTCAGGCAGTGGAGCATCCCGATCTGGAGGCGGCCATCGCGGGCTATGCCGCATTCCTGCGCGAGCATGTGGATCTGGGCGCGATCCGCGCTGCCGCCTCTTCAAGCCCTGTCGGGCTTTCCTCGGCACCGCTGCCGCCGCCCCCCGCCCAGCGCATCGCGCTGGCGCGGGATGCGGCGTTTTCCTTCACCTATCCGCATCTGCTGGAAGGCTGGCGCGCGGGCGGTGCCGAGATCCTGCCGTTTTCGCCGCTGGCCGACGAGGCGCCCGCGCCGGATGCCGATCTGGTCTGGCTGCCCGGCGGCTATCCCGAACTGCATGCCGGGCGCCTTGCGGCGGCAGAGACCTTTCTGAGCGGGTTGCGCAAACATGCCCAGACCCGGCCGGTGCATGGCGAATGCGGCGGCTACATGGCGCTTGGCGAAGCGCTGGTCGACAAGGACGGCAGCCGCCACCGGATGGCGGGGCTTCTGGGCCTCGTCACCTCGTATGAAAAGCGTAAGTTTAACCTGGGCTATCGCCGGGCCGAACTGCTGGCGCCCCTGCCCGGTTACGGCACCGGCGCCACCCTGCGCGGGCACGAGTTCCACTATTCCTCGATCCTGGAACAGCCCGACGCGCCGCTGGCGCGCGTGTTCGATGCCGAGGGCGTCGAGGGGCCGCAGACCGGATCGCGGCGCGGAAATGTCACCGGCACCTTCTTTCACCTGATCGCAGAGGCGGGATCATGA
- a CDS encoding CbtB domain-containing protein gives MTTKTLKVSATGSAILPALFAVILGLGIVTLAGHVQASALHDAAHDVRHATGFPCH, from the coding sequence ATGACGACCAAAACTCTCAAGGTATCGGCCACCGGTTCCGCAATCCTGCCGGCCCTGTTCGCCGTGATCCTGGGCCTGGGCATCGTGACCCTGGCGGGCCATGTGCAGGCATCCGCGCTGCATGACGCCGCTCACGACGTGCGCCACGCAACCGGCTTTCCCTGCCACTGA